The following are from one region of the SAR202 cluster bacterium genome:
- a CDS encoding thioredoxin-dependent thiol peroxidase, giving the protein MVLNLGDKAPDFNLKSTDGSNISLDSLKGNKTILYFYPKDDTPGCTIEACEFRDSNEELQKLNVTVLGVSPDDEESHQQFTNKFGLNFPLLADPGAELAKTYGAWGERERQGKIIVGILRTTFAIDENGYISNIWPKVSPEGHAKEIIDWVKEN; this is encoded by the coding sequence ATGGTATTGAATTTAGGAGATAAAGCACCTGATTTTAATTTAAAATCAACAGACGGGTCGAACATTTCCCTTGACTCCTTGAAGGGAAATAAAACTATCCTATATTTCTACCCAAAAGACGATACTCCTGGTTGCACCATAGAAGCATGCGAATTTAGAGACTCTAATGAGGAATTACAAAAATTAAATGTTACAGTACTTGGTGTTAGTCCAGATGATGAAGAATCTCACCAACAATTTACCAATAAATTCGGTTTAAACTTTCCTTTATTAGCTGACCCTGGCGCAGAACTTGCAAAAACATACGGAGCATGGGGTGAAAGAGAACGCCAAGGTAAGATTATAGTTGGAATTTTAAGAACAACTTTTGCAATTGACGAAAATGGCTATATATCTAATATTTGGCCAAAGGTAAGTCCGGAAGGGCATGCAAAAGAAATCATTGACTGGGTAAAAGAAAATTAA
- a CDS encoding peroxiredoxin translates to MSAEVGQPAPELTLINNERQPVTLADIKGKTTVLAFFPGAFTGGCQQEACTFRDALSEYNNLGAQVYGISVDSFFAQNAFVNENNLNFPFLSDYSRKTIEDYGIAVNDFAGMPGYTTSMRAVFVIDSEGTIRYKVAVAPPEQPDFDEIKNAVSQI, encoded by the coding sequence ATGTCAGCTGAAGTAGGACAACCAGCCCCAGAATTAACATTAATTAATAATGAACGACAACCTGTAACTCTTGCAGATATAAAAGGTAAAACAACAGTTTTAGCATTTTTCCCAGGAGCTTTTACAGGTGGTTGCCAACAAGAAGCTTGTACATTTAGGGATGCACTTTCTGAGTATAATAACCTTGGAGCACAAGTCTATGGAATAAGTGTAGATTCCTTTTTTGCGCAAAACGCATTTGTAAACGAAAATAATTTAAATTTCCCTTTTCTTAGCGACTACTCTAGAAAGACTATTGAAGACTATGGGATTGCGGTAAACGACTTTGCAGGAATGCCTGGATATACGACTTCAATGAGAGCTGTATTTGTTATAGATTCTGAAGGTACAATACGATATAAAGTTGCAGTTGCCCCACCAGAACAACCCGACTTTGATGAAATAAAAAACGCAGTTAGCCAAATATAA
- a CDS encoding CoA transferase, protein MENLNKDPKLLEELKVIEIGQHIAAPFASKLLADLGANVIKIEPKEGDIARQIGPFPNDIRNLEKSGLFLSLNTSKIGITLDFDDEEHIKSLYTLLETTDVLIEDQSYQLNSNFKFDYDKLTKMFPKLIITTITPFGLSGPYKDYKANDLILFHMSSYAHIIASSVEDPNQEPPIRAGGHQSEFVSGLSAATATMISVFSQLQNSQGTHIDISKLESITMMPQGPLADAAFSKKRQSRKASDRKVGAIVAMLPTIDGYITISPREDHQWEAWLKIIGNPEWSLKPEYDTRKSRQTNWVDLEKLLSEWTCTRKKEDIYRACQDAHVPAFPVNTAADLYKSKQLNSREFYQKIDHPIAGVFPYTGFPYKLSQATLEIKGPAPTLGQHNKTILNLS, encoded by the coding sequence ATAGAGAATTTGAATAAGGATCCTAAATTATTAGAAGAATTAAAGGTAATTGAAATAGGGCAACATATTGCCGCTCCTTTTGCATCAAAATTACTTGCTGATTTAGGCGCTAATGTGATAAAAATCGAACCCAAAGAAGGAGATATAGCTAGACAAATAGGCCCTTTCCCTAACGATATTAGAAACCTAGAGAAAAGTGGCCTTTTTCTCTCATTAAACACGAGTAAAATTGGTATTACTTTAGACTTTGATGATGAGGAGCATATTAAATCTTTATATACCCTTTTGGAAACCACGGATGTTTTAATTGAAGATCAATCATATCAGCTCAATTCAAACTTTAAATTTGATTATGATAAATTAACAAAAATGTTTCCTAAATTGATAATTACCACAATTACTCCATTTGGTTTAAGTGGTCCTTATAAAGATTATAAAGCTAATGATTTAATTCTTTTTCACATGAGTAGTTATGCTCATATAATTGCTAGCTCTGTGGAAGACCCAAATCAGGAACCCCCAATACGAGCTGGTGGACACCAATCTGAATTTGTTTCTGGTTTATCCGCTGCAACCGCCACAATGATTTCAGTCTTTAGTCAATTACAAAATTCACAAGGTACTCATATAGATATTTCAAAACTAGAATCTATCACAATGATGCCTCAAGGACCATTAGCTGACGCAGCTTTTTCAAAAAAGCGTCAATCAAGAAAAGCAAGTGATAGAAAGGTTGGAGCTATTGTTGCAATGCTCCCTACTATTGATGGATATATCACAATTTCGCCAAGAGAAGATCACCAATGGGAAGCTTGGTTAAAAATTATTGGCAACCCTGAATGGTCTTTAAAACCCGAATATGATACTAGAAAATCAAGGCAAACAAACTGGGTCGATCTTGAAAAATTGCTTTCAGAATGGACTTGTACAAGAAAAAAAGAAGACATCTATCGTGCATGCCAAGATGCACATGTACCAGCTTTCCCAGTAAATACTGCAGCCGATTTATATAAGTCTAAACAATTAAACAGCCGAGAATTTTATCAGAAAATCGACCATCCTATTGCAGGAGTTTTTCCTTATACTGGTTTTCCGTATAAATTATCACAAGCTACACTCGAAATAAAAGGCCCCGCACCTACTCTTGGACAACATAACAAAACTATTTTAAATCTTAGCTAA
- the tal gene encoding transaldolase has product MNELMSKMGSIGQSLWLDNLSRDIIESGELKSLLDLGITGITSNPSIFENSLASDSYDKQINDILDKSDTFKVYEDLVCKDISDAADILLPIFNETHGEDGYVSLEVSPLIGYDTKATIQEAKYLFNRLNKPNVLIKVPATSEGILAIEELIFEGVNINVTLIFSVEQYKNVQNAYINGLKRRIEKGQDVDHIYSVASFFISRIDTAIDTILNNSKYDTSHLLGEIAIANAKVAYDEFDKTFSSEDFMSENMKGSRVQRLLWGSTSAKNPNYSDLVYVDSLIGNFTINTMPQITFEAFIDHGKADNTIQTGLEQAKNSLNQLSDFNINLNEITDKLLVDGVRQFANSFTNLLSALELKLGV; this is encoded by the coding sequence GTGAATGAATTAATGAGCAAAATGGGATCTATAGGACAGTCACTTTGGTTAGATAATTTAAGTAGAGATATTATTGAATCTGGTGAATTAAAATCACTATTGGATTTAGGAATTACTGGCATTACTTCCAATCCGAGTATTTTTGAAAATTCACTCGCAAGTGATTCATACGATAAGCAGATAAATGACATACTTGATAAAAGTGATACCTTTAAGGTGTATGAAGATTTAGTGTGTAAAGATATTAGTGATGCGGCTGATATTTTACTTCCAATTTTTAATGAAACTCATGGTGAAGATGGATATGTTTCATTAGAAGTAAGCCCACTCATTGGATATGATACAAAAGCTACTATTCAGGAAGCAAAGTATTTATTTAATAGACTTAATAAACCTAATGTACTTATTAAGGTACCTGCGACTAGTGAAGGGATATTAGCAATTGAAGAACTTATTTTTGAAGGAGTAAACATTAATGTAACTTTGATTTTTTCTGTAGAACAATATAAAAATGTTCAAAACGCCTATATTAATGGACTTAAAAGGAGAATTGAAAAAGGTCAGGATGTAGATCACATCTACTCTGTTGCTTCATTTTTTATAAGTAGGATTGATACAGCAATAGATACAATACTTAATAATTCTAAATATGATACAAGTCATCTTCTAGGGGAAATTGCTATTGCTAATGCTAAGGTTGCATATGATGAATTTGATAAAACGTTTTCTTCAGAGGACTTTATGAGTGAAAATATGAAAGGTTCTAGGGTGCAAAGATTATTATGGGGTAGCACAAGTGCCAAAAACCCTAATTATAGTGATTTAGTATACGTTGATTCACTAATTGGTAATTTTACTATCAATACTATGCCGCAAATTACCTTTGAAGCATTTATAGATCATGGTAAAGCTGACAACACAATCCAAACAGGGTTAGAGCAAGCGAAGAATAGCTTGAATCAGTTGTCAGACTTTAACATTAATCTTAACGAAATAACGGATAAGTTACTTGTTGACGGTGTTAGACAATTTGCTAACTCTTTCACAAACCTTTTAAGTGCTTTAGAACTTAAATTAGGAGTGTAG
- a CDS encoding CoA transferase: MNKLPLEGIRVIDFSWIIAGPTCTRMLGMMGAEIIKIESHRRPDPTRVGGGGNFHFLNQSKTSLSLNLRTEEGVDIAKKLISISDVLVENYASGVIERIGLGYEDIKKDNPNLIMVSSSGLGHSGPDKDHVAYGTLLQCFTGWSYQTGIPEKPPMIGGVWADPLTGMMQTFLVASCLSGRYRTGLGQYVDFSMAEANTTLLQESLMNFFMNNKIIERDGNFESNVGIHDLFPCNGFDSWIALVIENDEDWTKFCEISQISELNKYNSNEKRIENRAKLTQLISNWTKQFDKFDLMEKLQANGIMCGASMDSLEVIQNKHHLDRNFVSDYIHKDFKGIKLPNVPWTLNNAPETKITPAPELGANNNYILNKLLGIEQSTIDKMVEEQIIY, encoded by the coding sequence ATGAATAAATTACCATTAGAAGGCATACGAGTAATAGACTTTAGTTGGATCATTGCTGGGCCAACATGCACGAGAATGCTAGGCATGATGGGTGCAGAAATAATAAAAATAGAAAGTCACAGAAGACCAGACCCTACAAGAGTAGGTGGTGGTGGAAACTTCCATTTTTTAAATCAATCCAAGACTTCTTTAAGTCTTAATCTACGTACTGAAGAAGGTGTAGATATTGCTAAAAAGCTTATATCAATCAGTGATGTTCTTGTAGAAAATTATGCCAGTGGTGTAATTGAACGTATAGGGCTTGGATATGAAGATATTAAGAAAGATAACCCAAACCTAATTATGGTTTCTTCTTCAGGTCTTGGACACTCGGGGCCTGATAAAGACCATGTCGCTTATGGTACATTACTCCAATGCTTCACCGGGTGGAGTTATCAAACAGGGATACCTGAAAAACCACCTATGATTGGCGGCGTTTGGGCAGACCCATTAACTGGAATGATGCAAACATTCCTAGTAGCTAGTTGTCTATCCGGAAGATATAGAACAGGATTAGGACAGTATGTTGATTTTTCGATGGCAGAAGCAAATACCACATTATTACAAGAATCCTTGATGAATTTTTTTATGAACAACAAAATTATTGAAAGAGATGGAAATTTTGAGTCAAATGTCGGTATTCATGACCTTTTTCCATGTAATGGATTCGACTCCTGGATTGCTCTAGTCATAGAAAATGATGAAGACTGGACTAAATTTTGTGAAATATCACAAATCTCTGAATTGAATAAATATAATTCCAATGAAAAAAGAATCGAAAATAGGGCGAAATTAACACAGTTAATTTCAAACTGGACAAAACAATTTGATAAGTTTGACCTAATGGAAAAACTACAGGCAAATGGTATTATGTGTGGTGCATCAATGGATAGTTTAGAAGTTATACAAAATAAACATCATTTGGATAGAAATTTTGTCAGTGACTACATTCATAAAGACTTTAAGGGCATTAAACTCCCCAATGTTCCTTGGACACTGAATAATGCTCCTGAAACAAAGATAACTCCTGCGCCTGAACTTGGAGCCAATAATAACTATATCCTAAACAAACTTTTGGGTATTGAACAAAGCACTATTGATAAAATGGTTGAAGAACAAATCATTTATTAG
- a CDS encoding MFS transporter has translation MLGRLSNFPQEQRKIIRGWCLYDWGNSAFSTSIMVAILPPYFVAIFKEAYPQGLDFGPFTFTASSIWALAIALATAVIAFSSPILGAISDTRKIKKKVLVIYTYIGCFATLLLFFSAYTGYEWAWLLMCATLANAGFLGAWVFYNALLPKIVAEESIDYVSSLGFAYGYIGGGLLLAIHLVAIIYFESSDFVIRLSMASVAVWWYVSALITFKNVPEPEVDSIYENEKMTVPEAFMQVIGTLKKVSKFRTVFLYLIAYLIFNDAIQTIISVAGAFGPDVLGVTLQINMVTILIIQFIAAPGAMAFGVFAKKIGSQKALLIALLGWAFIVVIALGFAPLTPENKSDYDIQIKSLNDSKYEIITIPSSIEKPIKAFDVLENYSVGDQLDQNNVKEIKKIVLDENLSPYSLYIDGGAEAISGIGGSHKSILNDSLSVWPKLMRSILWEPLGISVSLQWIFLGVFVGFVMGGSQALARSLFAVIIPKEQSGEFFGFFGFVGRFSATIGPILYGIVAGLIDPRFGVFSLLIILLVGTFMLWRIKLDNVLSRN, from the coding sequence GTGTTAGGCCGTTTAAGTAATTTTCCACAAGAACAGCGAAAAATTATCCGTGGTTGGTGCTTATATGACTGGGGTAACTCAGCTTTTTCTACAAGTATAATGGTGGCTATTTTACCTCCATACTTTGTTGCTATATTTAAAGAAGCCTACCCACAGGGTCTTGATTTTGGCCCGTTTACTTTTACAGCAAGTTCTATATGGGCATTAGCGATAGCTTTAGCAACTGCTGTTATTGCTTTCTCAAGCCCTATTCTTGGAGCAATTTCAGATACGAGGAAAATAAAGAAAAAAGTTCTGGTTATTTATACTTATATAGGGTGTTTTGCAACTCTTCTTTTATTCTTTTCTGCATATACTGGGTACGAATGGGCGTGGTTGTTAATGTGTGCAACTTTAGCAAATGCAGGCTTTCTTGGCGCATGGGTTTTTTATAATGCATTACTTCCTAAAATTGTTGCAGAGGAATCGATAGATTATGTAAGTAGTTTAGGTTTTGCGTATGGGTATATAGGAGGAGGATTACTTTTAGCAATTCATTTGGTGGCAATCATATATTTTGAATCATCAGATTTTGTTATAAGACTATCTATGGCATCAGTTGCTGTTTGGTGGTATGTGTCAGCATTAATCACTTTTAAGAATGTTCCTGAACCAGAAGTTGATTCTATATATGAGAATGAAAAAATGACTGTACCCGAGGCATTTATGCAAGTTATAGGTACTTTGAAAAAAGTTTCAAAATTCCGAACTGTATTTTTGTATCTTATAGCATATCTTATTTTTAATGATGCTATACAAACGATTATTAGCGTTGCTGGGGCATTTGGACCTGATGTTTTGGGAGTAACCCTGCAAATTAATATGGTAACAATATTAATTATTCAATTTATAGCTGCACCTGGTGCGATGGCATTTGGCGTATTTGCAAAAAAAATCGGCTCTCAAAAAGCGCTATTAATAGCTTTGCTTGGATGGGCTTTTATTGTAGTAATTGCTCTTGGATTTGCACCATTAACCCCTGAAAATAAATCTGACTATGATATACAAATAAAAAGTCTAAATGATTCAAAATATGAAATTATTACAATACCTAGCTCAATAGAAAAACCAATAAAAGCTTTTGACGTTTTAGAAAATTATAGTGTTGGGGATCAGTTAGACCAAAATAATGTGAAAGAAATAAAGAAAATTGTTTTGGATGAAAATTTGTCTCCTTATTCTTTATATATTGATGGTGGAGCTGAAGCAATTTCTGGAATTGGTGGCTCACACAAATCAATTTTGAATGATTCTCTTTCAGTATGGCCCAAATTGATGAGAAGTATTTTATGGGAACCTTTAGGTATCAGTGTTTCATTGCAGTGGATATTTTTAGGGGTATTTGTTGGATTTGTTATGGGAGGAAGTCAGGCATTAGCTAGAAGTCTTTTTGCGGTAATAATACCTAAAGAACAATCAGGGGAGTTTTTTGGATTTTTTGGATTCGTAGGTCGATTTTCTGCAACAATAGGTCCAATTTTATATGGTATTGTTGCAGGTTTAATAGATCCAAGGTTTGGGGTGTTCTCTCTATTAATTATATTACTAGTCGGGACATTTATGCTTTGGAGAATCAAGTTAGATAATGTTTTGAGTAGAAATTAA
- a CDS encoding ammonium transporter: MDSGSIAWMLMASALVLFMTPGLAFFYGGLVRGKNVISTVMYSFISLGVISVVWVLWGYSLAFGEGGNAFIGSLSNFALNGVDTPDDQVFAIFQMMFAIITPALITGAFCERFKFKTYLVFLILWVTIVYAPIAHWVWASDGWLLKRGALDFAGGAVVHINAGMAAIAAAALVGRRRNIEQGIEPHNVPFVILGASMLWFGWFGFNAGSGLAANGQAVSAFLVTNTAAATAMVVWVILGMNHGGKVSGVGAATGAIAGLATITPASGFVGVDSALIIGVITGIVTFYAVYFKNKVNLDDALDVFAVHGIGGIIGVIATGIFAEKAIGGTEGLIEGSSTLLVENFILVIVTIVYSLVVSLILLKILDIIPGLGLRSEESEEDQGLDVSDHGERAYVADGADN, translated from the coding sequence ATGGATTCTGGTTCAATTGCCTGGATGTTGATGGCATCAGCATTAGTGTTGTTTATGACACCTGGTTTAGCTTTCTTTTATGGAGGTTTAGTTCGAGGAAAGAATGTTATCTCTACAGTAATGTATTCTTTTATTTCATTAGGAGTCATTAGTGTAGTTTGGGTTTTATGGGGTTACTCTCTTGCCTTTGGTGAAGGCGGCAATGCATTCATAGGATCACTTTCAAACTTTGCACTTAATGGGGTTGATACACCTGACGACCAAGTATTTGCTATTTTTCAAATGATGTTTGCAATTATCACACCTGCGCTTATTACTGGTGCATTTTGTGAAAGATTTAAATTTAAGACCTACTTAGTATTCCTAATTTTATGGGTAACTATAGTATATGCACCAATAGCTCACTGGGTATGGGCATCAGATGGGTGGTTACTTAAAAGAGGAGCTTTAGATTTTGCTGGTGGAGCAGTCGTTCACATTAATGCAGGTATGGCAGCCATTGCAGCAGCTGCATTAGTCGGAAGAAGAAGAAATATTGAACAAGGTATAGAACCTCATAATGTACCATTTGTAATTCTAGGAGCATCAATGCTCTGGTTTGGTTGGTTTGGTTTTAATGCTGGATCAGGCTTAGCAGCAAATGGCCAAGCAGTTAGCGCTTTTCTAGTCACTAATACTGCTGCAGCAACAGCTATGGTTGTATGGGTAATACTAGGAATGAATCATGGTGGAAAAGTTAGTGGTGTAGGCGCTGCTACAGGTGCGATTGCAGGGTTAGCAACTATTACACCGGCTTCTGGATTCGTAGGGGTAGATTCTGCCTTAATCATAGGTGTAATTACTGGAATTGTAACGTTTTATGCAGTCTACTTTAAAAATAAAGTTAACTTGGATGATGCATTAGATGTTTTTGCTGTTCACGGTATTGGAGGAATTATTGGTGTAATAGCAACTGGAATTTTTGCTGAAAAAGCTATTGGTGGAACAGAAGGCTTAATTGAAGGTTCATCCACACTATTAGTAGAAAACTTTATACTTGTAATAGTAACTATTGTCTATTCTTTAGTAGTCAGCCTAATCCTTCTCAAGATATTAGATATAATTCCAGGCTTAGGATTACGATCAGAAGAGTCTGAAGAAGATCAAGGATTAGATGTGAGTGACCATGGTGAAAGAGCTTATGTTGCGGATGGTGCAGATAATTAA